The Solanum lycopersicum chromosome 9, SLM_r2.1 genome window below encodes:
- the LOC112942223 gene encoding uncharacterized protein, whose amino-acid sequence MRKGKGMQRIKGKNKQRSKLINQTSRRGVNPGDHNNRAREEYHHNFPKISNNYSRYESNPQADRKNKQGDQGVHVTTRQPTNQKQGQLPNNNIKNDQSLEPAPYTVVQSFAARLRYNQAKNETPIVLNEPVHRTRQGLHAILIEEEDYYVKLAEICKYTLVEKFTNTMPRMEQCKHHGHMDEDCTIKKRDDDFNKRKEMEAGKKSKEQPGNKNTQEQEKMTNEIAGRIQNQKSREVNQNLPKKQLTRHQQEKDTYSQNETDRQAELQEEQWQTQRKKQHKNQETNNSKLVWRQVSPQPQRGRNSQQQEQETKGITSIPTQNIFSNLGVQEQKKTGNTETEHNNGIQQKQGVNNSSAATKRNSINNEQKQQAVADHKHKTRGDSLYLAGWGYNLPHVMHEGLESDLSTDHRASNSAENRLQQGKQQQHQQHVQNRDNSKQTANENNEKQQTEKTNEKDQGKQRDTIATYITPNNSVHIQSFKVQLSMENAISNCNGKIWVFGSSDIECNILDEV is encoded by the exons ATGAGGAAGGGGAAAGGAATGCAAAGGATCAAAGGCAAGAACAAACAACGAAGCAAGCTGATCAACCAGACAAGCAGGA GGGGAGTCAATCCAGGAGATCACAACAATCGAGCAAGGGAGGAGTATCATCACAATTTTCCCAAAATTTCCAATAATTACTCAAGGTATGAATCTAATCCCCAAGCTGATAGAAAGAACAAGCAGGGTGATCAGGGTGTTCACGTAACTACTAGGCAGCCTACTAACCAAAAGCAAGGTCAACTTCctaataacaatattaaaaatgatCAAAGCTTGGAACCTGCTCCTTACACTGTTGTACAGTCCTTTGCTGCTAGACTGAGGTATAACCAAGCTAAAAATGAAACTCCAATTGTGTTGAATGAGCCTGTCCATAGAACTAGACAAGGACTCCATGCTATTTTAATAGAGGAGGAagattattatgttaaattggCTGAGATTTGCAAGTATACTCTTGTGGAAAAGTTTACTAACACAATGCCTAGAATGGAGCAA TGCAAACATCACGGCCACATGGATGAAGACTGtacaattaaaaaaagggatgatgacttcaataaaagaaaggaaatgGAGGCTGGAAAAAAGAGTAAAGAGCAGCCTGGAAATAAAAACACTCAAGAACAggaaaaaatgacaaatgaGATTGCTGGAAGGATACAAAATCAGAAAAGCAGGGAGGTAAACCAAAATCTGCCAAAGAAACaacttacaagacatcaacaAGAGAAAGACACCTACAGCCAGAATGAAACAGACCGGCAGGCTGAATTACAGGAAGAACAGTGGCAGACTCAAAGgaaaaaacaacacaaaaacCAGGAAACTAATAACTCTAAGTTAGTGTGGAGACAAGTTTCACCACAACCACAAAGAGGCAGAAACAGCCAACAACAGGAACAAGAAACAAAAGGTATAACTTCTATCCCAACTCAGAATATTTTTTCTAACCTTGGAGTGCAGGAACAGAAGAAAACAGGAAATACAGAGACAGAACACAACAATGGAATCCAACAAAAACAAGGAGTTAACAACAGCTCAGCTGCAACAAAAAGAAACAGCATaaacaatgaacaaaaacaGCAGGCTGTTGCAGATCATAAACACAAGACCCGAG GAGATAGCCTATATCTTGCAGGATGGGGTTATAATTTGCCTCATGTTATGCATGAGGGGTTGGAATCAGACCTTAGTACAGACCATAGAGCCTCTAATAGTGCTGAAAACAGACTTCAACAAGGGAAACAACAGCAACATCAACAGCATGTACAAAATAGAGACAACAGCAAACAAACTGCCaatgaaaataatgagaaaCAACAAACTGAAAAAACGAATGAAAAAGATCAAGGGAAACAACGTGATACAATTGCTACTTACATCACTCCTAACA ATAGTGTTCATATTCAAAGCTTCAAAGTGCAGCTAAGCATGGAAAATGCTATTAGCAACTGTAATGGTAAGATTTGGGTTTTCGGGAGCAGTGATATTGAATGTAATATTCTTGATGAAGTTTAA